In one Geoglobus acetivorans genomic region, the following are encoded:
- a CDS encoding MarR family transcriptional regulator, translated as MAEVIPMYRMVHPEFKLKSLSEIISSMLNREKEVVYLRTIPVGEAKKLVLDYIERHPGCWTEEIFMNLRLDPLLVSKVLRELEKEGLIEGRIE; from the coding sequence ATGGCAGAAGTTATCCCCATGTACAGGATGGTGCATCCAGAATTTAAATTAAAAAGTCTCTCAGAGATCATATCCAGCATGCTCAATAGAGAGAAAGAGGTTGTTTATCTCAGAACGATCCCTGTTGGTGAAGCAAAAAAGCTCGTTCTTGATTACATCGAGAGACATCCGGGCTGCTGGACAGAGGAGATATTCATGAATCTTCGCCTTGACCCGCTGCTTGTTTCTAAAGTGCTCAGAGAGCTTGAGAAGGAGGGTCTGATTGAAGGGAGAATCGAATGA
- a CDS encoding type II toxin-antitoxin system CcdA family antitoxin: protein MKKRTSLYIDAELLEKAKRKFNLSQLLEWAIIKALNGELEELSPALRPCPEGVRGFKSRPPHSFSVLELFDEFVKHSRFASQHSFLT, encoded by the coding sequence ATGAAGAAGAGAACTTCGCTTTACATCGACGCTGAACTTCTCGAAAAAGCTAAACGAAAATTCAATCTGTCTCAGTTACTGGAATGGGCTATAATCAAGGCGTTAAATGGGGAACTGGAAGAATTGAGTCCGGCCTTAAGACCCTGTCCCGAAGGGGTCCGCGGGTTCAAATCCCGCCCCCCGCATAGCTTTTCTGTACTGGAGCTGTTTGATGAGTTTGTGAAGCATTCCAGATTTGCAAGTCAGCACTCATTTCTCACCTGA
- a CDS encoding class I SAM-dependent methyltransferase codes for MDNGHYFDRVARQWDEMRKSFFSDEVREKALSAASVEKGRIAADIGAGTGFITEGLVRRGLRVIAVDRSKVMLAEMKKKFEHFEVDCCVGDAEKLPIRDGSVDYVFANMCLHHVESPPEAIKEMVRILKPGGKLVVTDLDEHSYEFLREVHHDRWMGFRRADIERWFREAGLRNVSVECAGENCCAQSCCGENAEISIFVASGEK; via the coding sequence GTGGATAACGGGCATTATTTTGATAGAGTGGCCCGTCAGTGGGATGAGATGCGTAAGAGCTTCTTTTCAGATGAGGTCAGGGAAAAGGCTCTGTCAGCAGCCAGCGTAGAGAAGGGCAGGATTGCCGCTGACATTGGAGCTGGCACGGGCTTTATTACGGAAGGGCTGGTTCGCAGAGGTCTGCGAGTTATCGCGGTTGACAGGTCAAAAGTGATGCTGGCGGAGATGAAGAAAAAGTTCGAGCATTTCGAGGTGGATTGCTGTGTCGGAGATGCAGAAAAGCTTCCCATCCGGGATGGATCCGTTGACTACGTTTTCGCCAACATGTGCCTCCATCACGTAGAGTCACCACCTGAAGCGATAAAGGAGATGGTGCGGATTCTCAAGCCGGGAGGTAAGCTGGTGGTTACGGACTTGGACGAGCACAGCTATGAGTTTCTGAGAGAGGTGCATCACGACAGGTGGATGGGCTTCAGGAGGGCGGACATCGAAAGGTGGTTCAGGGAGGCAGGACTCAGAAACGTGAGTGTGGAGTGTGCGGGTGAGAACTGCTGTGCCCAATCATGCTGTGGGGAGAATGCTGAGATCAGCATATTTGTGGCCTCAGGTGAGAAATGA
- a CDS encoding amino acid permease, producing the protein MKDRIGFREAFSIGVGGMIGGGIFAVLGLSVELSRGAAPLAFLLAGIVALTTAYSYAKLSVRYPSRGGTIEYLVKAYGTGVLSGGLNVLLLSSYVVMISLYAYAFGSYASSIFSESVVLKHIFITAVIAAFVLINAYGAVVSGEAEDLLVGFKLAVLLLVAGSGLMFMDWQRLSPAEWPDGITVVAGGMIIFLAYEGFELIANTAQDVENPKILPKVFFSAVLVVIFVYFMIALVTVGTLPLETIVRERDYALSAVAEPALGSLGFWLVTFAALASTGSAINATLYGTARASYMVAKYGQLPEAMERKVWKEAFEGLILVGLLSAVLANTASLESISIAGSGGFLIIFLAVNLAAYRLRRETGAHPAIAIAGVLLTSVALAVLLYRMAAYSPQNLEVLAALIAGSFMIEAGYRSVTGRTLGHYVDVLFKRWEENIRNWESWIDRAVGGIVQKFEDAEVYLVGSVARGELHRACDVDLLVITSRVPDAEERRRIEEDVRKELSRQHPLHIHFVSAEEKEEALRRAGKCRRMDVKR; encoded by the coding sequence ATGAAGGACAGGATAGGGTTCAGGGAGGCCTTCAGCATAGGTGTTGGAGGGATGATAGGGGGAGGGATATTCGCAGTTCTGGGTCTGAGCGTTGAGCTATCCAGGGGTGCCGCCCCGCTCGCGTTTCTTCTTGCAGGTATCGTGGCACTGACGACGGCATACTCCTATGCGAAGCTCTCGGTCAGGTATCCGAGCAGAGGTGGCACGATCGAATACCTGGTAAAGGCCTACGGCACGGGCGTGCTCTCAGGCGGACTGAACGTTCTCCTTCTTTCGAGCTATGTTGTCATGATCTCCCTTTACGCCTACGCTTTCGGCAGCTACGCATCCAGCATATTCTCGGAAAGCGTGGTTTTAAAGCACATCTTCATAACTGCTGTAATAGCCGCCTTTGTGCTGATCAACGCCTACGGTGCGGTCGTGAGTGGTGAAGCGGAGGATCTGCTCGTTGGGTTCAAGCTTGCAGTTCTGCTCCTTGTTGCAGGCTCCGGACTGATGTTCATGGACTGGCAGAGGCTTTCACCTGCAGAGTGGCCGGACGGAATCACGGTTGTTGCCGGAGGAATGATAATCTTTCTCGCATACGAGGGATTTGAGCTGATAGCCAACACAGCCCAGGACGTCGAGAATCCGAAAATACTGCCAAAGGTGTTCTTTTCTGCTGTCCTGGTTGTGATTTTTGTCTATTTCATGATAGCACTCGTTACTGTTGGAACGCTGCCTCTGGAGACCATAGTGAGGGAAAGGGACTATGCGCTGTCCGCTGTTGCGGAACCAGCCCTCGGGAGCCTGGGTTTCTGGCTCGTTACGTTTGCCGCCCTCGCCTCGACAGGCTCGGCAATAAACGCCACCCTCTACGGGACTGCAAGGGCGAGTTACATGGTTGCAAAATACGGGCAGCTACCGGAGGCGATGGAGAGGAAGGTATGGAAAGAGGCTTTTGAGGGACTGATCCTGGTGGGGCTGCTTTCTGCAGTTCTCGCGAACACCGCAAGTCTGGAGTCAATATCCATTGCGGGAAGCGGAGGATTCCTGATAATTTTTCTGGCAGTTAACCTTGCAGCGTACAGGCTGAGGAGGGAGACCGGGGCACATCCCGCCATTGCTATTGCCGGAGTTTTGCTCACCTCGGTGGCCCTTGCTGTTCTGCTTTACCGGATGGCGGCCTATTCCCCCCAGAACCTTGAGGTCCTTGCAGCGCTGATTGCCGGCTCGTTCATGATTGAAGCTGGCTACAGGTCTGTTACCGGCAGGACGCTGGGACATTACGTTGATGTCCTCTTCAAAAGGTGGGAGGAGAATATACGAAACTGGGAATCGTGGATAGACCGGGCGGTGGGCGGCATTGTCCAGAAATTTGAAGATGCGGAGGTCTATCTGGTTGGCAGTGTGGCGAGAGGAGAACTGCACAGGGCCTGCGATGTTGACCTGCTTGTCATAACGAGCAGGGTTCCCGATGCTGAGGAGAGGAGGAGAATCGAGGAGGATGTCAGAAAAGAACTCAGCAGACAGCATCCGCTGCACATACACTTTGTCAGCGCTGAAGAGAAGGAGGAGGCCCTCAGGCGAGCAGGGAAATGCAGAAGGATGGATGTGAAGAGGTGA
- a CDS encoding TATA-box-binding protein encodes MVDYKIKIENVVASTQIGENIDLNKIAREVKDAEYKPKQFPGLVLRIKEPKAAALVFRSGKVVCTGSKSVEDARRAVKQVVKIIGSFGIPVFEDPDVKVQNIVASADLGVDLNLNAIAIGLGLENIEYEPEQFPGLVYRLRDPRVVVLIFGSGKMVVTGGKNPEDARKAVERIAEELTSLGLM; translated from the coding sequence ATGGTCGATTATAAAATCAAAATCGAGAACGTTGTTGCTTCTACCCAGATTGGGGAGAATATTGATCTTAACAAAATAGCAAGAGAAGTGAAAGATGCCGAATACAAACCAAAGCAGTTTCCGGGGCTTGTTTTGAGGATAAAGGAGCCAAAAGCCGCGGCTCTCGTTTTCAGGAGCGGCAAGGTGGTATGCACTGGGAGCAAGAGTGTTGAGGATGCGAGAAGGGCGGTAAAGCAGGTCGTGAAAATAATAGGAAGTTTCGGAATTCCCGTGTTCGAGGACCCGGACGTCAAGGTTCAGAATATCGTCGCCTCGGCAGACCTTGGTGTCGATCTAAACCTCAACGCCATCGCAATCGGTCTGGGACTTGAAAATATCGAATACGAGCCTGAGCAGTTTCCGGGGCTTGTTTACAGGCTGAGAGACCCGCGTGTCGTCGTCCTCATATTCGGTTCAGGAAAAATGGTTGTTACCGGGGGGAAAAACCCCGAAGATGCAAGAAAGGCAGTTGAGAGGATTGCCGAGGAGCTTACCAGCTTAGGACTGATGTAG
- a CDS encoding flippase activity-associated protein Agl23: protein MRKEVVIVLLILAVVTRFYALDARPMDHDESIHAYLSYVLLKDHTYSYDPAYHGPFLYFTTAGIFGLLGDSKFTARLVPVLFSIIAVFVALRFENFFRNSYVFALILLFSPSILYYSRYTRNDLIVLSSFIIAVYSYFSYRNSQKPVYIYLATIFSAVMVCAKENGYLYLGTFVSFVIFYRIYRRDFSVSKRFLKHFAVSLVIAGFIFSALYSAGFSDPEGLKRATIDSFAHWFKMHKTNDHWKPIWYYSKLIFEYEFLPLGMALAGIPVFVRRFRERQTTEIELFAFYWLVTAFVIYHVLSHKVPWLLVHLTAPMAFFGAIYAHYLNRKAGRAVFVAALIATVAVSGYLTYVDNVNTKHDLIYIQAQPDVEKLAERIVSEGKKTLIFVPGNDYWPLPWYLRHYGAGFSPSYYSGYEVVISTGDYTEFLKEKGYVRDGKYTIRPGHDVYWFELHQS, encoded by the coding sequence ATGAGGAAAGAAGTGGTCATTGTCCTGCTGATCCTCGCCGTGGTTACGAGGTTCTACGCTCTTGATGCGAGGCCGATGGATCATGATGAGAGCATTCACGCGTATCTGAGCTACGTTCTGCTGAAGGATCACACGTACAGCTATGATCCGGCATATCACGGGCCTTTCCTGTATTTCACAACTGCTGGAATTTTTGGACTGCTGGGCGATTCCAAGTTCACGGCCAGACTCGTTCCGGTGCTGTTTTCGATAATTGCTGTTTTCGTGGCACTCAGATTTGAGAACTTCTTCAGAAACTCGTACGTATTCGCTCTCATCCTTCTCTTCTCTCCGTCGATTCTCTACTACTCGCGGTACACGAGGAATGACCTGATAGTGCTTTCGAGCTTTATAATTGCAGTTTACAGCTACTTCAGCTACAGAAATTCCCAAAAACCGGTTTACATCTACCTGGCCACCATATTCTCAGCAGTGATGGTATGCGCAAAGGAAAACGGTTATCTGTACCTCGGCACGTTCGTGTCCTTTGTAATATTTTACAGAATTTACAGAAGGGATTTTTCAGTGAGTAAAAGGTTCCTGAAGCACTTTGCCGTTTCTCTTGTAATTGCAGGTTTCATCTTCTCGGCACTGTATTCTGCAGGCTTTTCCGATCCTGAAGGGCTGAAAAGGGCGACGATAGATTCGTTCGCCCACTGGTTCAAGATGCACAAGACAAACGACCACTGGAAACCAATCTGGTACTACTCCAAGCTCATCTTTGAGTATGAGTTTCTGCCACTGGGTATGGCTCTTGCCGGTATTCCCGTGTTTGTACGCAGGTTCAGGGAACGCCAGACGACTGAAATAGAGCTGTTTGCCTTCTACTGGCTGGTAACGGCCTTTGTAATCTACCACGTCCTGAGTCACAAGGTGCCATGGCTCCTTGTTCATCTCACGGCTCCAATGGCATTTTTCGGTGCAATCTATGCTCATTATCTGAACAGAAAAGCGGGAAGGGCGGTTTTCGTCGCGGCTCTGATTGCCACGGTTGCGGTGTCGGGATACCTCACATACGTTGACAATGTGAATACGAAGCACGACCTGATATACATTCAGGCACAGCCCGACGTGGAAAAACTGGCTGAGAGAATAGTCAGCGAGGGTAAGAAGACCCTGATTTTCGTACCGGGAAATGATTACTGGCCGCTGCCATGGTATCTGAGACATTATGGTGCTGGATTCTCTCCAAGCTACTACAGCGGGTATGAGGTGGTCATCTCAACCGGGGATTACACGGAATTCCTTAAAGAAAAAGGGTATGTGAGGGATGGGAAGTACACCATCCGGCCGGGACATGACGTTTACTGGTTCGAGCTACATCAGTCCTAA
- a CDS encoding Kae1-associated kinase Bud32, which produces MKVYRGGEAEVRIYDDRVEKVRVPKRYRVRELDESIRKRRTISEARIISSARKAGVPTPIILDVEGNRIVMEKIDGMPAKFAMNEGLCRLIGKCVARLHSAGIIHGDLTPMNLILKGERVYFIDFGLSFYDERLEAKGVDIHVFYEALKAEFDEWKTLWEAFLEGYRDYEKFDLVLERFEEIQLRGRYVEKDEAE; this is translated from the coding sequence GTGAAGGTTTACCGGGGTGGGGAAGCAGAGGTTCGCATTTATGATGATCGCGTCGAGAAGGTCAGGGTGCCCAAGAGGTACAGGGTCAGGGAGCTGGACGAGAGCATAAGGAAGAGGAGAACCATTTCAGAGGCAAGGATAATCTCCTCTGCAAGAAAGGCGGGGGTGCCAACGCCGATAATTCTGGACGTTGAAGGTAACAGGATTGTCATGGAGAAAATTGACGGTATGCCTGCAAAGTTTGCGATGAATGAGGGTCTGTGCAGGTTGATCGGAAAATGCGTTGCCAGGCTTCACTCTGCAGGGATCATTCATGGCGATTTAACTCCAATGAACCTGATTCTGAAGGGAGAGAGGGTTTATTTCATCGACTTTGGCCTCTCTTTCTACGATGAAAGGCTTGAGGCGAAGGGCGTGGACATTCACGTCTTTTACGAGGCCTTAAAGGCGGAATTTGACGAGTGGAAGACGCTGTGGGAAGCTTTTCTTGAAGGCTACAGAGATTATGAAAAGTTTGATCTCGTTCTTGAAAGGTTCGAGGAGATTCAGCTCAGGGGAAGGTATGTTGAGAAGGACGAAGCCGAATAA
- a CDS encoding bifunctional N(6)-L-threonylcarbamoyladenine synthase/serine/threonine protein kinase, whose product MISLGIESTAWNFSIGIVDENDVIALESDAYRPKEGGIHPREAAQHHSEVAGRVLEKVFEKVPPGDIDVVSFSQGPGMGPCLRIGATVARALALRLEKPLVGVNHCLAHVEIGRWKTEASDPVTLYVSGGNSQVIAKKGNRYRVFGETLDIGIGNAIDKFARYIGLPHPGGPEIEKLARKGKRYIEMPYSVKGMDFSFSGLVTQAMKLAGSGHAVDDVAYSFQETAFAMLVEVTERAMAYLEKDECLLVGGVAANERLREMLSVMCEDRGASFYTPPKKYAGDNGAMIAYTGLLMFAHGITHRIEETTINPDFRIEEVEILW is encoded by the coding sequence ATGATCTCCCTCGGGATAGAAAGCACAGCCTGGAATTTCAGCATCGGAATTGTCGATGAAAACGACGTAATCGCTCTGGAAAGCGACGCTTACCGCCCCAAGGAGGGCGGAATTCATCCGAGGGAGGCTGCGCAGCACCATTCGGAGGTAGCAGGCAGGGTTCTTGAGAAAGTGTTTGAGAAAGTTCCGCCTGGCGACATAGACGTTGTTTCTTTTTCTCAGGGCCCCGGAATGGGGCCTTGTTTAAGAATCGGTGCCACGGTCGCGAGGGCCCTGGCTTTAAGACTTGAAAAACCTCTTGTTGGGGTGAACCACTGCCTCGCCCATGTTGAAATAGGCAGGTGGAAGACAGAAGCCAGTGATCCGGTAACGCTCTATGTGAGCGGTGGAAACAGCCAGGTCATCGCAAAGAAAGGCAACAGGTACAGGGTGTTCGGTGAAACGCTTGACATAGGCATAGGGAATGCGATAGACAAATTTGCCAGATACATTGGCCTTCCACACCCCGGAGGGCCGGAAATTGAGAAGCTTGCCCGGAAAGGGAAAAGATACATTGAGATGCCGTATTCGGTAAAGGGCATGGACTTTTCTTTCAGCGGTCTCGTTACCCAGGCGATGAAGCTTGCCGGCAGCGGACATGCTGTGGACGACGTCGCATACAGCTTTCAGGAAACCGCATTTGCCATGCTCGTTGAGGTTACCGAAAGGGCGATGGCGTACCTCGAGAAAGATGAGTGCCTCCTTGTTGGCGGTGTTGCAGCAAACGAGAGACTCAGGGAGATGCTTTCTGTTATGTGCGAGGACCGGGGAGCGAGCTTTTACACGCCCCCCAAAAAATATGCTGGCGACAACGGAGCCATGATTGCCTACACGGGCCTTCTAATGTTTGCTCACGGGATAACGCACAGGATTGAAGAAACGACGATAAATCCTGACTTCAGAATCGAGGAGGTCGAGATTCTGTGGTGA
- a CDS encoding 30S ribosomal protein S27ae: MAKGGSNKGEVLVSKFYEVKGDKVVRTRKFCPRCGEGVFLAEHKDRRTCGKCGYTEFKK; the protein is encoded by the coding sequence ATGGCAAAAGGTGGATCCAATAAGGGAGAGGTTCTGGTGTCAAAATTCTATGAGGTCAAGGGAGACAAGGTTGTCAGGACGAGAAAGTTCTGTCCGAGGTGCGGAGAGGGAGTTTTCCTGGCGGAGCACAAGGACAGAAGGACATGCGGTAAGTGTGGATATACTGAATTCAAGAAATGA
- a CDS encoding 30S ribosomal protein S24e, with the protein MELVIEKQRNNPLLKRKEVYFRVKYEDTKVTPSRKEVREKLSGLLNANLDSLIVRWMKPEFGKMEAEGYALIYESPDDMKAIEEDYILKRNFGEPEEGE; encoded by the coding sequence ATGGAGCTCGTTATTGAAAAGCAGAGGAACAATCCTTTGCTTAAGAGAAAGGAAGTGTATTTCAGGGTGAAGTATGAGGATACGAAGGTCACTCCCTCGAGGAAAGAGGTGAGGGAAAAACTCTCAGGTTTGCTCAACGCAAACCTCGACAGCCTCATCGTTAGGTGGATGAAGCCCGAGTTCGGGAAGATGGAGGCGGAAGGCTACGCCCTGATTTACGAATCGCCAGATGACATGAAGGCGATTGAGGAGGATTACATTCTGAAGAGGAACTTTGGTGAGCCTGAGGAGGGTGAATGA
- a CDS encoding GTP-dependent dephospho-CoA kinase family protein produces the protein MLRITEEHRKLLSVPRGKLYTGRGPELVREIQEIKDARFFAAIGDLVTLFSFQAGFLPDLAVVDFKTERKELEDVVTAEIMGFMQKEGYEVLEVTNPQGHISEELVEALKHGIEKGRTCIIVDGEEDMAALPLSVLLPENSVIIYGVPSRGIAAYVVSGEDKILISKMVEEMEEVGNDRVKKMLLEVR, from the coding sequence ATGCTGAGAATTACCGAAGAGCACAGAAAGCTACTCTCAGTTCCAAGAGGGAAGCTCTACACCGGTAGAGGACCTGAGCTGGTCAGAGAAATCCAGGAGATTAAAGATGCCAGGTTTTTTGCCGCAATAGGTGATCTCGTAACTCTTTTCTCATTTCAGGCCGGTTTTCTGCCTGATCTGGCGGTGGTGGACTTCAAAACCGAGAGAAAGGAGCTTGAAGATGTGGTAACTGCAGAGATTATGGGTTTCATGCAAAAAGAGGGCTACGAAGTTCTGGAGGTAACAAACCCTCAGGGACACATCAGTGAGGAGCTCGTTGAGGCTCTGAAACACGGGATAGAGAAGGGAAGGACGTGCATAATTGTTGATGGGGAAGAGGATATGGCCGCTCTCCCGCTATCAGTACTTCTCCCCGAGAACAGCGTGATCATCTACGGTGTCCCGTCCAGGGGTATAGCGGCGTATGTTGTGAGCGGCGAGGATAAAATTCTAATATCAAAGATGGTTGAAGAGATGGAAGAAGTTGGAAATGACAGGGTTAAGAAAATGCTGCTGGAGGTGAGATGA
- the spt4 gene encoding transcription elongation factor subunit Spt4: protein MVEYACKKCRYITEDATLCKVCGSRDFSKDWHGFVVVVDPERSEIAKKLGVKYAGKYALIVS, encoded by the coding sequence ATGGTTGAATATGCATGCAAGAAGTGCAGGTACATAACCGAGGATGCAACACTCTGCAAGGTCTGCGGCAGCAGGGACTTCTCAAAGGACTGGCACGGCTTTGTGGTCGTCGTGGATCCGGAGAGGAGTGAAATTGCAAAGAAGCTCGGAGTAAAGTATGCGGGAAAATACGCCCTTATAGTGAGCTGA
- the rpoE gene encoding DNA-directed RNA polymerase → MYARIKVRDTVRVPPSKLGENIEEVISELLWENFEGRLDKEYGVIVGIEDLEEVGEGRIIAGDGGVYFDVVFTAITFKPVMQEVVEGVVNEIVEFGAFVSLGPMDALLHMSQITDEYLNFDEKNKRLVSRESKKTLEEGDVVRARIVALSLKEKEPEKSKIGLTMRQPWLGALKWIADEKKKLQESGE, encoded by the coding sequence ATGTATGCAAGAATAAAGGTTAGGGATACCGTTAGAGTTCCTCCTTCAAAGCTCGGAGAGAACATCGAGGAAGTAATCAGCGAACTCCTCTGGGAGAACTTTGAGGGCAGGCTTGACAAGGAATACGGTGTAATCGTAGGAATTGAGGATTTAGAAGAGGTCGGAGAGGGCAGGATAATTGCCGGAGACGGTGGAGTTTACTTCGATGTTGTTTTCACGGCAATCACATTCAAGCCAGTAATGCAGGAGGTTGTAGAGGGAGTTGTTAACGAGATTGTTGAGTTCGGAGCTTTCGTTTCCCTGGGTCCCATGGACGCTCTCCTGCACATGAGCCAGATTACCGATGAATACCTGAACTTTGACGAGAAAAACAAAAGGCTGGTGTCAAGGGAGTCAAAGAAAACGCTTGAGGAGGGCGACGTGGTGAGGGCGAGGATTGTTGCCCTCTCGCTCAAGGAAAAAGAACCTGAAAAGAGCAAAATTGGTCTGACGATGAGGCAGCCATGGCTTGGAGCACTCAAGTGGATTGCCGATGAGAAGAAAAAGCTTCAGGAGAGTGGTGAGTGA
- a CDS encoding B12-binding domain-containing radical SAM protein, protein MITLINPSSDVETRKIQFSTPPLGLAYLASSLREAGFRVNIIDNMVENLGFEELIGRLRDSLIVGITSTTPTFKSALKYAEVIKKAIPEVFVVLGGVHASFMPVNTLKSGNVDAVCVGEGEMTMVEVAERIEKSKSLDGVRGLYYREGSRIVFCGKRQFSENLDEIPFPAYDLLPMERYSVVGMKLEHFPVVTSRGCPFGCIYCATSAFMGGRFRNKSAQYVLDELEWLGDKFGARNIAISDDTFTLNRKRVQEICRGIRERGLDINWSCSSRVDTVNREILEVMRKSGCDLIYYGVESANENILRFYRKRIDLSGIKRAVDVTKRAGIAVVASFILGAPMETREDCMRTINYAVKLDPDYAQFSLLTPYPGTELYDMAEKSGWILTKDFDRYTAAKPVLKNFHISPDELKSILSYAYRRFYLRPSYLIRKVLEGNASVALSFVRTALKNILKHQRVG, encoded by the coding sequence ATGATAACACTCATAAATCCATCATCTGATGTCGAAACCAGGAAAATCCAGTTTTCCACGCCACCTCTCGGTCTTGCTTATCTTGCTTCGAGTTTGAGGGAAGCTGGCTTCAGGGTGAATATCATCGACAACATGGTGGAAAACCTCGGCTTTGAGGAGCTTATCGGAAGGCTCAGGGACTCGCTCATCGTTGGAATAACCTCCACAACTCCCACGTTCAAATCCGCACTGAAATATGCGGAGGTTATAAAGAAGGCGATACCTGAGGTATTTGTCGTTCTCGGTGGGGTGCATGCCTCGTTTATGCCGGTGAATACCCTGAAGAGCGGAAATGTTGATGCCGTGTGCGTTGGAGAGGGCGAGATGACGATGGTCGAGGTTGCGGAGAGGATTGAAAAATCCAAAAGCCTTGATGGAGTGAGGGGTCTTTATTACCGGGAGGGCTCGAGAATTGTTTTCTGTGGAAAGAGGCAGTTCAGCGAGAACCTGGATGAAATTCCGTTTCCGGCATACGATCTGCTTCCGATGGAGAGGTATTCTGTTGTTGGAATGAAGCTTGAGCATTTTCCGGTTGTAACATCGAGAGGGTGTCCCTTTGGATGCATATACTGCGCGACATCAGCATTTATGGGTGGCAGGTTCAGAAATAAAAGTGCCCAGTATGTCCTCGACGAGCTGGAATGGCTGGGCGATAAGTTTGGAGCGAGGAACATCGCAATCAGCGATGATACGTTCACACTCAACCGGAAGAGGGTACAGGAAATCTGCAGGGGGATTAGAGAGCGCGGACTGGACATAAACTGGAGCTGCTCGTCCAGAGTGGACACAGTCAACAGGGAAATTCTTGAGGTGATGAGGAAATCGGGGTGTGATCTGATCTATTACGGGGTTGAATCCGCCAACGAGAACATTCTGAGGTTTTACAGAAAAAGGATCGACCTGTCCGGGATAAAGAGGGCGGTGGATGTGACAAAAAGGGCAGGGATAGCTGTTGTGGCGTCGTTCATTCTGGGGGCGCCCATGGAAACCCGGGAGGATTGCATGAGGACAATAAACTATGCCGTAAAGCTCGACCCTGATTATGCCCAGTTCTCTCTCCTCACGCCCTACCCCGGAACCGAACTTTACGATATGGCAGAAAAGAGTGGATGGATCCTGACAAAGGATTTTGACAGATATACCGCTGCAAAACCGGTTTTGAAGAATTTCCACATCTCTCCGGATGAGCTGAAGAGCATTCTGAGCTACGCATACCGCAGGTTTTACCTGAGGCCTTCATACCTGATAAGGAAGGTTCTTGAGGGTAACGCGAGTGTCGCCCTGAGCTTCGTCAGGACTGCACTGAAGAATATTTTAAAACACCAGCGAGTGGGTTGA